A single region of the Streptomyces sp. NBC_00236 genome encodes:
- a CDS encoding LysR family transcriptional regulator, with protein sequence MLNLERLRTLDALARLGSVSGAAEGLHVTTSAVSQQMAKLEREVGQQLLARNGRGIRLTDAGQLLADHAARILSQVELAQSDIEAQRGEVVGEIRLGAFPTAARGLFPATLLALRADHPELRVRTLELEPEDGIRAVLRGDIDLAVVLDWSNKRLPVPGGLAREQLLDDAPDIAMPTGHPLAERDKVDLEDFADDDWVSWPEGEFCYDWLMFTLRSKGIEPRIAHLAGEHHTQLALIAAGMGVCVAPRLGRGPVPDGVRLVPVRQKMRRHVHAVWRADADRRPSIRAAVAALREAGRELDDPLGDV encoded by the coding sequence ATGTTGAATTTGGAGCGCCTGCGCACGCTGGATGCCCTGGCCCGGCTCGGTTCGGTGAGCGGCGCCGCGGAGGGGCTGCACGTCACCACGTCCGCCGTCTCTCAGCAGATGGCGAAGCTGGAGCGGGAGGTGGGCCAGCAGCTGCTGGCCAGGAACGGGCGCGGGATCCGGCTCACCGACGCGGGGCAGCTGCTCGCCGACCACGCGGCCCGGATCCTCTCGCAGGTCGAACTCGCCCAGTCCGACATCGAGGCCCAGCGGGGCGAGGTGGTGGGCGAGATCCGGCTCGGCGCGTTCCCCACCGCCGCGCGCGGACTCTTCCCGGCGACGCTCCTCGCCCTGCGCGCAGACCATCCCGAACTGCGGGTCCGTACGCTGGAGCTGGAACCCGAGGACGGGATCCGCGCCGTACTCAGGGGTGACATCGATCTCGCCGTGGTGCTGGACTGGAGCAACAAGCGGCTGCCGGTTCCGGGTGGCCTCGCCCGTGAGCAACTGCTCGACGACGCACCGGACATCGCCATGCCGACCGGTCACCCGCTCGCGGAGCGCGACAAGGTCGACCTGGAGGACTTCGCCGACGACGACTGGGTGTCGTGGCCCGAGGGCGAGTTCTGTTACGACTGGCTGATGTTCACCCTCCGCTCCAAGGGGATCGAACCGCGCATCGCCCACCTCGCCGGTGAGCACCACACCCAACTCGCCCTGATCGCTGCGGGAATGGGGGTCTGTGTGGCGCCCCGGCTGGGCCGGGGGCCGGTGCCCGACGGGGTGCGGCTGGTTCCGGTGCGGCAGAAGATGCGACGGCATGTCCACGCGGTGTGGCGGGCGGACGCGGACCGGCGCCCGTCGATCAGGGCGGCGGTCGCGGCGCTGAGGGAGGCGGGGCGGGAGCTGGACGATCCGCTGGGGGACGTCTGA
- a CDS encoding DMT family transporter, whose translation MSAPPAPGTPATATPGIRQTTPASPLPDPAGRTVRPALDWRLRFAALSLIWGFSFLLIKVGTHGYAPFQVTLGRLLSGTAVLAVAMAVKRERLPRTARTWGHLAVAAFLLNALPFSLFAYAELTIPSTLAGICNATSPLWGMALSLVALSEDRPTRRRVAGLGLGFLGVLTVLGAWQGFSGLDFGGTAMALLASLSYPVGWIYVRRTLAGSGSSALSLTGSQLFLGTVQLALVTPLFTSVPDGLPLWPTLSVVALGALGTGLAVLLQYGLVTEVGPTTAQMVTYFIPVIATAAGVAVLGEQLSWNTPVGALVVLAGAALTQSRPRGSRAPAPPDRAPGPRRRKPS comes from the coding sequence ATGAGCGCACCGCCCGCGCCGGGGACCCCGGCCACCGCGACCCCTGGAATCCGGCAGACCACACCGGCGTCGCCCCTCCCCGATCCGGCCGGCCGCACCGTCCGGCCCGCGCTGGACTGGCGGCTTCGCTTCGCGGCGCTCTCGCTCATCTGGGGCTTCAGCTTCCTCCTGATCAAGGTCGGGACCCATGGCTACGCACCGTTCCAGGTCACGCTCGGCCGGCTCCTGTCGGGGACCGCGGTCCTGGCCGTGGCCATGGCGGTGAAGCGGGAGCGACTGCCGCGCACCGCCCGAACCTGGGGCCATCTGGCCGTTGCCGCCTTCCTCCTCAACGCCCTGCCGTTCTCCCTGTTCGCCTACGCGGAACTGACCATCCCGTCGACCCTGGCCGGCATCTGCAACGCGACCTCACCGCTGTGGGGCATGGCGCTCTCCCTCGTGGCACTGTCCGAGGACCGGCCCACCCGCCGCCGCGTCGCGGGTCTCGGGCTCGGCTTTCTCGGCGTACTGACCGTACTGGGCGCGTGGCAGGGCTTCTCCGGTCTGGACTTCGGCGGTACGGCGATGGCGCTCCTGGCCTCACTGAGCTATCCCGTCGGCTGGATCTACGTCCGCCGGACGCTGGCGGGCAGCGGTTCGTCCGCCCTCTCCCTCACCGGCAGCCAGCTCTTCCTCGGCACGGTTCAGCTCGCCCTGGTGACCCCGTTGTTCACCTCGGTGCCGGACGGCCTCCCGCTGTGGCCCACCCTGTCCGTGGTCGCGCTCGGGGCGCTGGGAACGGGGCTCGCCGTACTTCTCCAGTACGGCCTGGTCACCGAGGTCGGCCCGACGACCGCGCAGATGGTCACCTACTTCATCCCGGTGATCGCCACCGCCGCCGGAGTCGCCGTGCTCGGCGAGCAGCTCAGCTGGAACACCCCGGTCGGCGCCCTCGTCGTCCTGGCGGGCGCCGCGCTGACCCAGAGCAGACCCCGCGGCTCCCGGGCACCGGCCCCGCCGGACCGCGCTCCGGGGCCGCGACGCCGGAAGCCGTCGTAG